GAGCGGAATCATCGACGTCGTGAGCGAAAGGTCGCGATTCTCGAGACGCTTGAGATACCGCAGCATCTCGGTCTCGGAGTGGTAGCTGTGGAAGACCGGGTGCGTGAGGAAAGGCGTCGTCCGCGCGAAGCGCTCGTCGTACCGGGTATCCACTTCACCCCTCAGCCCATCGTACGTCGGGGCCGTGCCGTGGCCGGTCGCGAAAACCTGGAGCAGTTCGTCCACGTCGGCGGCGGTCGCCGTCTCGTCGAGCGCGACGCAAACGCGCGAGTCGCCGAGTGAGCGCAGGTTGATTCCCTTTGCCCGCGCCGCGCCGATCACGTCGGTCGCCGGCTGCGCGCCCATCTCCACGCAAATGGTGTCGAAGTAGTCGTCGCACGCCAACGAATAGCCGAGCGACTCGACGCCGGCGGCCAACGTCGCCGCCAACTCGTGAATGCGCGACGCGATCTCCGTCAGCCGTTCAGGTCCGTGATAGACGGCGTACATGCCGGCGATCACCGCGAGCAGCACCTGCGCCGTGCAGATGTTGCTCGTGGCCTTGTCACGCCGGATGTGCTGCTCACGCGTCTGGAGCGCCATGCGAAGTGCCGGCTTGCCGTCGACGTCGCGCGAAACGCCAATGATGCGTCCCGGCAGATGGCGCTTGTACTCCTCGCGCGTCGAGAAAAACGCGGCGTGCGGGCCACCGAACCCGAGCGGTACGCCGAAACGCTGGCTGTTGCCGACGCAGATGTCCGCGCCCCACTCGCCCGGCGGCGTCAGCAGCACGAGGCTCATGAGGTCGGTGGCTACCGTCACCACCGCCTGGACGGCGTGTGCTCGTTCGCAAAACTGGCGATAGTCGTAGACCGCGCCGTTCGTCGCCGGATACTGCAGCAGCACGCCGAACACTTCCTCGTCGATGGCCGCTTTGCGCCAGTCGCCCACGACCACGTTCACGCCACGAGCGTGCGCCCGCGTTTTGACGACTTCGATCGTCTGGGGGTGACACTCGTTCGAGACGAAGAAGGTCTCCTTCCCCGGCTTGCCGCGAACGCCGTACGCCATGGCCATCGCCTCGGCGGCGGCCGTGCCCTCGTCGAGCAGCGATGCGTTCGCGATCTCGAGACCGGTGAGATCGATCACCATCGTTTGAAACGTCAGAAGCGCCTCGAGGCGCCCCTGCGCGATCTCCGCCTGATAGGGCGTGTACGCCGTGTACCAGCCCGGGTTCTCCAGCACGTTGCGCTGGATGACCGGCGGCGTAATGCAGTCGTAGTAGCCGAGTCCGATGTACGACCGCGCGATCTGGTTGCGTCGGATCGTCTCGCGCAGCGACGACAGCGCCTCGTGCTCCGACATGGGCGCGTGGATCGCGAGCGGCCGGTTCAGCCGAATTTTGGACGGGACGGTCGCGTCGATGAGGGAATCCAGCGAGTCGTACCTGAGGAGGTCGAGCATCGCACGGATCTCGGCCGCTGACGGGCCGATGTGCCTCGGCACGAAGCTCGTCGCGTCCACGGTGGCAGCGGTGACTTCTCGAGCGTGGGTCGTCATTCAAGTCCTCGATCGCGGGCGGGAAGAGGCCCGGTGAGTTCGGGAGGGGCGCCAACTGCGCCTTGAATTTATGTTAGGGTCAAACCCTCCGCCCCCGTAATCCCTCCTCGTTCGCCTGATGCCTCGTCAGCGCTGGCGCATCCTGGTCACCCCCGCCGCGGCGGGAGCCGAGAACATGGCGCTCGACGAGGCGTTGATGTCTCGCGCTCGAGAGGCGGGCGAGTGGACACTGCGCGTATATGCCTGGTCCGCGCCCACCATCTCCCTTGGTCGCAACCAGCCGGCGCTCCGTCACTATGACCGAGATCGGATTCGTCGACAGGGCGTGGCCGTCGTTCGCCGGCCGACGGGGGGTCGCGCGATACTGCATCATAGGGAAATCACCTACAGCGTCACTGCCCCTTCCGCCGCCGCGGGGACGGAGCGCGAGTCCTATGCGCGCATCAACCGCCTCCTGGTCGCGTCGTTGAACAAGCTCGGCGTGGATGCGCGGGTGTCGCCGCGGCGGGAACGGGCTCGACTCCCCGACGCCACGCCGTGCTTCGAGCTTCCGGCGGAAGGCGAACTGACCTTCGAGGGACGGAAACTCGCGGGGAGCGCGCAGTGGCGATCCGACGGCGCGCTACTCCAGCATGGCTCCGTCCTCGTCGGCGACGATCAGACGCGGCTGGCGGAGTTCAGTCTGTCGCCGGGTTCCAAGCTGCCCGCGCCGGCGACGCTCGTCGAGGCGATGGGACGCGCTCCGTCGCTCGCCGAGGCGGCGACCGCGTTCGAGGGCGCGGTTCGCGATCTCGAGGACCCCGAGGCGATGAGCCTCCAAATCGATGACGACCTGCGTGCCCGAGCCTCCGCGCTCGTCGTCCAGTATTCGGATGATTCGTGGACGTGGAGGCGATGAGCGAGTGAACGCCTCCGACGAGCTGATTGATTCTTGCACTTCTCTCCCTCTCCGCCCTCGCCCCATGCACAAGCCCGTCGTCGCGATTTCGGCGCTGATCCTGCTGGCCGCATGCACGTCGACCGAGGGCGGACCGAGACCCGCGTCCGGACCTTCGGGTGGCACGTTCATCTACTCCGCGCCCAGCGATCCACAATCCGTATTCCCGGCCTTCGTGGCCGAGCAGGTCGGCGCGGTCGTCATCGACCTCGTGTTCGACCACCTCGCTGACATCTCGAGCGACCTGACGACGACCGGCGACAAGACGTTCACGCCGCGGCTAGCCAGGAGCTGGACATGGTCGCCGGACTCGCTGTCGATCACGTTTTCGCTGGATCCGCGCGCGCGGTGGCATGACGGGAAACCGGTGACCGCGGGCGACGTTCGGTACAGCGTCAAGGTTCTTATTGACCCGAAGGTCGCATCGCCCGTCGCGGCGACCCTCTCGAACGTCGACTCCGTCTCGGTCAAGGACTCATTGACCGCCGTCGTCTGGTTCAAGAAGCACACGCCGGAGCAGTTCTATGACATCGCCTACCAGCTCTACGTCGTCCCCGAGCACGTATACGGCAAAGTTCCACTCGACAGCCTGCGGACTTCCGACGTAATCCGAACTCCCGTCGGAAGCGGGCAGTTTCGCTTCGTGCAGTGGAAGCCCGACGTGAGTTTCGAGCTCGACGCCGACACTGCCAACTACCATGGCCGCCCGCTGCTCGACCGCGTGATCGTGACGCCGGCCACCGATCCGGCGGCGCGGCGCACGCAGGTGCTGACGGGGCAGGCGGATTTTATGCAGAACTTCCCGGGAGATCTCGCGGTCCTCGACAGCAGTAAGGTCGCGCGGGCGCTGGTCGTTCCAAGCCTGCAATACGTGTTCATGGGGATGAATCCCTATGCGCCAAAGTCGAACATGCAGGCGCATCCAATCTTCAGCGATGTTCGGGTGCGGCGCGCCCTGTCGATGGCCGTCGACCGAGTCGCGATGCTGCACAACGTATTCGGCGACAAGGGATTACTTGGGCGCGGCCCCTTCCCGATGATTCTTTCTGTGTCGGACACCACCGTGAAACTGCCGCCGTACGACACCGCGGCCGCCGGTGCGCTGCTCGATTCCGCAGGCTGGCGACGCGGCCCCAACGGCACACGGAGCAAGCACGGCGCGCCCCTCAAGTTCTCGCTGTTGCTGCCGTCGACGACCGCATCGCGGCAGAAGTATTCGCAGTTGCTGCAGGAGCAGTTCCGCCGCATCGGTGTCACACTCGTCATCGACGCGGTCGATCCGAAGACGTTTACCGCTCGCATCCAGCCGGGCCAAAAGGCGGGCGACTTTGACGCCGTCATCCAAGGATTCCAAACCGATCCGAGCCCGAACGGCATGCGTCAGAATTGGGGCACCGCCGGCATTGGCCTCGAAGGACAAAACGTCCTCCACTACTCGAATCCCAAGACCGACGCGTTGATCGACAGCATCGCTTTGTCGTTTGACCCCGCGAAGGCCAAAGCGTACGCCAAGCGCGCGTTTCAGCAGATCGCCGACGATGCCTACGCCATCTGGCTCTATGACATCACCGAGGTCGAGGCGGTGAACCGCCGAGTCACTGTCACGCGGACGCGTGCCGATGGTTGGTGGCGTTACCTGGGCGAGTGGTCGATTGCGCCCGACAAGCGAATCGACCGCGACAAGATTCCGCTGAGCGCGGGCGCGCCGACGCCGGCACGTTGATCGTGCGCCGGCGCCTGGCCGCGCGCCTCGGACAGTCTTTCGTCGTCGTGTTCATCGTCACGACGATCGCGTTCTTCGTCATCCGCTCGGCCCCCGGCGATCCGTTTTCGTACGACTCCAGCCGCATCACGCCGGCCGTGCGCGCCGAGTGGCGTGCACGCTTCGGCTACGACCAACCGCTCACCGTCCAGTACGGGCGATATCTCTGGAGCGTCGCGCACGGGAAACTCGGGTACTCCACACTCAAGAGCGAGCCGGTCGCCAACGCACTCGTGGAGGCGCTGCCGCGCACGCTCGCTTTGGCCGGCGTCGGGCTACTCCTCAGTCTCGTCATTGGCGTGGTCGTCGGTACCGCCCAGGCAGCGGGGCGTGGGGGCTGGTTCGACCGAATCTCCTCCCACGTGCTCCTCGTGCTTTATTCGCTCCCCGATTTCTGGGGCGCGTTGATCGTCCTGTTGGTCTTCGCGTACTGGTGGCCGCTGCTCCCCGCCGGCGGCATCGTCGACGCGATGCACGACTACATGCCGCGCGGCCAGGCCATCGCCGATCGCGTGCGGCACTTCGTGCTGCCCCTGGCGTCGATCATCCTCTTGACCACCGGAGCGATCAGCCGATTTCAACGCGGCGCGGTGCTCGACGTTCTTCCGGCGGACTATCTGCGCACGGCGCGCGCCAAGGGAGTTCCCGAATCGGGCGTGATCTGGAAACACGCGCTTCGAACGGCGCTCGCCCCGGCCATCGTCTTGCTCGGCGTTCTGCTGCCCGCGCTGCTCGGCGGAACCGTCTTCGTCGAGCAGGTTTTCGCATGGCCGGGAATCGGTCTTCTCGCCACGCGCGCGATCGGCAGCCGCGACTACGACCTCGTGACCGCGACCGTCATCGCCGGTGCGGTGCTCGTCGTCGTCGGCAACCTCATTGCCGACACGCTCCATGCGGTCCTGGATCCCCGTGTTCGTGAATAACCGCGGCTCGGCCTGGGCGAAGCTGCTCGCGAATCGCGGCGGGCGGTGGTCGTTACTCGTGATCGGCGCCCTCGTCGTCGCTGCGATCGCCGGCCCGCTCCTCACCACGCAGAGCTGCATCGAACAGCTGGACATCGTGCGGCTCAAGAACGCGCCGCCGTCACTGTCGCACCTCTTCGGTACCGACGCGTACGCACGCGACGTGCTCGCCCGCGTCTTGTGCGGCGCGCGCATCTCGCTGGCGATCGGTGTCCTCGCAGTCGTCGTGTCCACCACGATCGGCGCCGCGTATGGTCTCGTTGCCGGATACGTCGGCGGGCGCCTCGACAACACGATGATGCGGCTGCTCGATGCGTTCATGGCGATTCCGCGGGTTCTCATTCTCATCGCCGTGCTCACGATCTGGCATCCCGTGCCGCTCACCGGCTTGATCGTGCTGATCGGCGTCACCGGTTGGTTCACCGTCTCACGTCTCGTGCGCGCCGAGACGCGGCTCGCCAAGAGCGCCGACTACGTCGCCTCGGCGCGTGCGCTGGGCGCGTCGGACGTGCGCATCGTGCTGCGCCATCTGCTGCCCAACGTCGCGATGCCGATCATCGTCAGCTCGACGCTCGCCGTCGGCAACGTCATCGCCCTCGAGGCCGGCCTCTCGTACCTCGGCATCGGCGCGCAGCCGCCGACGCCGAGCTGGGGCTCGATCTTTTTCGAAGGCATCGACACGTTCACGACCGCATGGTGGGTCGTGGTGTTTCCCGGCATCGCGATCGTCGCCACCGTCGTAGCGTTCAACACGCTCGGCGATGCCTTGCGCGACGTGCTCGATCCCCGGCAGGTTCACCTCGACCGTTCGATTTCAAACGCCGCGATCGAGATCGAGTCGGTCTCGCGACCGGCTCCGCCCGCATCGTCTCCGCCTCCGTCCACCACGCATCAACTCGCGCAGAATGGCTGAGTCGCCGTCGCTTCTTCGGATCGAGAATCTGCACACGTATTTCTACGGCGACGGCGGCGTCGCCCGGGCTGTGGACGGCATCACGTTCGAAGTCGGCGCGGGGGAGACGGTGGGGCTCGTCGGTGAATCGGGGTGCGGAAAATCCGTGACCGCGCTCTCGATTTTGCGCCTCGTGCGTCCGCCCGGCCGGATCGAGCCGGGCAGCGAGATTCACTTCGACGGCAAGAACCTCGTCACGCTCGACGAAAAATCGATGCGCGCCGTTCGCGGCGCGCGCATCTCGATGGTGTTCCAAGAGCCGATGACGGCGCTGAATCCCGTCTTCACCATCGGCGACCAGATCGCCGAGGTCGTGCGCATTCACCACGCCGGCACCAAACAGGAAGCCTGGGACCGCGCGGTGAAGATGCTCGAGACGGTCGGCATCCCCGACGCCGCGCAGCGCGCGCGCGACTATCCGCACCAGCTCTCCGGCGGCATGCGGCAGCGCGTCGTCATCGCGATGGCGCTCGTGATGCATCCGGCGCTCGTCATCGCCGACGAGCCAACGACGGCGCTCGACGTCACGATCCAGGCGCAGATCCTCGAGCTCCTCGCCGAGCTGCAGCAGAAGTTCGGCACGTCGATCCTGCTCATCACGCACGATCTGGGTGTCGTCGCCGAAACGGCGTCCCGCGTGATCGTGATGTACGCCGGCGAGATCGTCGAGGAATCGCCGGTCGAAGAGCTCTTCGCCGCTGCCCACCATCCGTACACAGAAGGCCTGCTCGCCGCGATGCCGCGCGTCGGACAGGAGCGCGAGCGCCTCGCCACGATTCCCGGCACCGTGCCGCCGCCGACCGCATGGCCCAGCGGATGTCGATTCCACGACCGGTGCGTCTACGCGTGGGAGCGCTGTTCGACGGAACATCCGCCGCTCTACCAGATCGGCGAGCGCCACGTCTCCCGCTGTCACCTCGCCGAAGAACCGATGCGACGCTCCCAGCGCCACGAACCCGCCGCCGCGATCAAGTCATGACCAACGCGCCGGCCGTCCACCCGTCCACCCGTCCACCGGTCCGCCCGCTGCTTTCCGTCCGCAACCTCGTCAAGAATTTTCCGATCAAAAAGGGCGCGTTCGGACGCCCCGCCGGGTTCGTGCGTGCCGTCAGCGACGTCTCGTTCGACGTCATGCCGGGAGAGACCCTCGGCCTCGTCGGCGAATCGGGCTGCGGGAAGTCCACGACTGGGCGAATGATTCTGCGATTGATCGAGCCCACCGCCGGCCGTGTGGAGTTTGACGGCGTGGACCTCACGTCGTTGGACTCGCGCGCGATGCGCAAGATGCGCCGGAAGATTCAAGTCATCTTCCAGGATCCGTTCTCGTCGCTCAACCCGCGCATGACCGTCGGCGCGATCGTGCGCGAGGGGCTCACGATCCACAAGATCGCCGAGGGCGGCGCCGCGGACGCGCGCGTGAAGCAGTTGCTCGACGAGGTCGGCCTCCGCGCCGAGTACACGTCGCGCTATCCGCACGAATTCTCGGGAGGACAACGGCAGCGCATCGGCATCGCGCGGGCGCTTGCCGTCGAGCCGACCTTCATCGTGTGCGACGAGCCGGTTTCGGCGCTCGACGTGTCGGTTCAGGCCCAGGTCATCAACCTGATGCAGGATCTGCAGCGCGACCGCGGCCTCGCGTATCTGTTCATCGCGCACGATCTGTCGGTCGTGGAACACATCGCCGACCGCGTCGCGGTGATGTATCTGGGCAAGATCGTCGAACTGGCGAGCGCGGCCGATCTCTATCGCGATCCGGTCATGCCGTACACGCAAGCGCTGCTCTCGGCTGTGCCCGTCCCCGATCCCGCGCGGAAAAAGTCACGCGTCGTGCTCACCGGCGACGTTCCCTCCCCGTCGAATCCGCCGGCCGGCTGCGTGTTCCATCCCCGCTGCCAGCATCCGGCGAAAGACGCCGCGTGCACCGAGATCGTTCCACCTCTCGAAGAAAAAGCCGCCAATCACTGGGCGGCCTGCATCAAACAGCCGCCCACCGGTGTAGAGTGGCGTGTTCAGCAAGCGGCTGGCGGAACGAAGGAACCGAAGCGGTGGGCCGGTAGACCGGTGGACCGGTAGACTGCTGGGCCGCTGAACCGGCCAAACCATCAAGGCATTCGTTTCGCAGTCTCGCCCTCCCGGTCTCCGGCCTCCCGGTCAAACCCGATTCCCTCTCCCCTATGAGCTCCATCATCGACGTCAAGGAACCGGACGTTCCCGCGGCATTAGGTGCCCCCGCCAGACCGTCCGCCCTCGACGATCGCGCGCTCTTCGGACACCCGCGCGGTCTCGGCCTGCTCTTCTTTACCGAGATGTGGGAGCGGTTCTCGTATTACGGCATGCGCGCGATCCTCGTGCTCTACCTGGTCAACGCGCTCAAGTGGGACACGCCCCACGCCACGAACTTGTACGGCACGTACATGATGCTCGTGTACCTCACGCCGGTCATCGGCGGTTTCCTCGCCGACCGGCTCATCGGAACACGACGATCACTCGTCATCGGCAGCATCGTCATCGCCCTAGGCCATTTCACGATGGCGTTCCCGGGGATGACCACGTTCTACGCTGGGCTCGGCCTCATCATCATCGGCACCGGCTTCTTCAAGTCCAACGTGTCGACGATGGTCGGGCAGATCTATCGTGAAGGCGACCCACGCCGCGACTCCGGCTTCACGGTCTTCTACGTCGGCATCAACACCGGCGCGTTTCTCGGTCCGATCTTCTGTGGCTATCTCGCGCAGAATCCTCGCTTCGGCTGGCACTGGGGTTTCGCGTGCGCCGGCGTGGGCATGCTGCTTGGACTGATGACGTACCTCTGGGGCCGCGACAAGTACCTGCCGGGCATCGGCACGTCTCCCGCGCGCAGCACTTCCTCGCTGAGCGTGGCCGAATCGGGCCCCAAGTCGAACACGACGCTGCACGCCGTGATCGGCGTCGTCCTCGGCGGCGCGCTCGCCTGGTTCCTGGGCAACGGCAGCGTGCTCGGTCTCCTGATGGGAGTGGTCGTTGGACCGGCGCTCACGATCAGCCTGTTCGGAACGCACGGCGAGGAGCGCAAGCGCGTCATCGCTCTGTTCATCGTCGTGTTCTTCGTGATCTTCTTCTGGTCGGCGTACGAGCAGACCGGCAGCTCGATGAACCTGTTCGCTGACAAGAACACGAATCTCAAGGCGGGCTCGTTCGACATTCCGTCGAGCTGGTTCCAGTCGGTGAATCCATTCGACATCCTCATCTTCGCGCCGCTCTTTGCGTGGATGTGGACCGTGCTGGGT
This is a stretch of genomic DNA from Gemmatimonadaceae bacterium. It encodes these proteins:
- the gcvP gene encoding aminomethyl-transferring glycine dehydrogenase, whose product is MTTHAREVTAATVDATSFVPRHIGPSAAEIRAMLDLLRYDSLDSLIDATVPSKIRLNRPLAIHAPMSEHEALSSLRETIRRNQIARSYIGLGYYDCITPPVIQRNVLENPGWYTAYTPYQAEIAQGRLEALLTFQTMVIDLTGLEIANASLLDEGTAAAEAMAMAYGVRGKPGKETFFVSNECHPQTIEVVKTRAHARGVNVVVGDWRKAAIDEEVFGVLLQYPATNGAVYDYRQFCERAHAVQAVVTVATDLMSLVLLTPPGEWGADICVGNSQRFGVPLGFGGPHAAFFSTREEYKRHLPGRIIGVSRDVDGKPALRMALQTREQHIRRDKATSNICTAQVLLAVIAGMYAVYHGPERLTEIASRIHELAATLAAGVESLGYSLACDDYFDTICVEMGAQPATDVIGAARAKGINLRSLGDSRVCVALDETATAADVDELLQVFATGHGTAPTYDGLRGEVDTRYDERFARTTPFLTHPVFHSYHSETEMLRYLKRLENRDLSLTTSMIPLGSCTMKLNATAEMYPVTWPEFGKIHPFAPAEQTKGYREMFDRLEQALAEITGFAAVSLQPNAGSQGEYAGLLVIRAYHEARGDAKRNVCLIPQSAHGTNPASAVMAGMKVVVVKNTDAGDVDMADLEEKAKANADVLAALMITYPSTYGVFDETIADVCTIIHKYGGQVYLDGANMNAMVGLARPGDVGADVCHLNLHKTFCIPHGGGGPGMGPIGVAQHLVEFLPGNPVVKVGGSHTAGAVSAAPWGSASILPISMMYIDMMGGTGLTEATKVAILNANYIAKRLESHYPVLYKGKQGMVAHECIVDPRAFKSSAGVEVEDIAKRLMDYGFHAPTVSFPVAGTLMIEPTESESKAELDRFCEALIAIRAEIGEIESGVAHREDNVLKNAPHPLSRVMSDAWSHAYGREKAALPAPWTREYKFWPSVGRVDSAYGDRNLVCSCVPTEAYAD
- a CDS encoding lipoate--protein ligase family protein, whose protein sequence is MPRQRWRILVTPAAAGAENMALDEALMSRAREAGEWTLRVYAWSAPTISLGRNQPALRHYDRDRIRRQGVAVVRRPTGGRAILHHREITYSVTAPSAAAGTERESYARINRLLVASLNKLGVDARVSPRRERARLPDATPCFELPAEGELTFEGRKLAGSAQWRSDGALLQHGSVLVGDDQTRLAEFSLSPGSKLPAPATLVEAMGRAPSLAEAATAFEGAVRDLEDPEAMSLQIDDDLRARASALVVQYSDDSWTWRR
- a CDS encoding ABC transporter permease, yielding MRSWIPVFVNNRGSAWAKLLANRGGRWSLLVIGALVVAAIAGPLLTTQSCIEQLDIVRLKNAPPSLSHLFGTDAYARDVLARVLCGARISLAIGVLAVVVSTTIGAAYGLVAGYVGGRLDNTMMRLLDAFMAIPRVLILIAVLTIWHPVPLTGLIVLIGVTGWFTVSRLVRAETRLAKSADYVASARALGASDVRIVLRHLLPNVAMPIIVSSTLAVGNVIALEAGLSYLGIGAQPPTPSWGSIFFEGIDTFTTAWWVVVFPGIAIVATVVAFNTLGDALRDVLDPRQVHLDRSISNAAIEIESVSRPAPPASSPPPSTTHQLAQNG
- a CDS encoding peptide ABC transporter substrate-binding protein encodes the protein MHKPVVAISALILLAACTSTEGGPRPASGPSGGTFIYSAPSDPQSVFPAFVAEQVGAVVIDLVFDHLADISSDLTTTGDKTFTPRLARSWTWSPDSLSITFSLDPRARWHDGKPVTAGDVRYSVKVLIDPKVASPVAATLSNVDSVSVKDSLTAVVWFKKHTPEQFYDIAYQLYVVPEHVYGKVPLDSLRTSDVIRTPVGSGQFRFVQWKPDVSFELDADTANYHGRPLLDRVIVTPATDPAARRTQVLTGQADFMQNFPGDLAVLDSSKVARALVVPSLQYVFMGMNPYAPKSNMQAHPIFSDVRVRRALSMAVDRVAMLHNVFGDKGLLGRGPFPMILSVSDTTVKLPPYDTAAAGALLDSAGWRRGPNGTRSKHGAPLKFSLLLPSTTASRQKYSQLLQEQFRRIGVTLVIDAVDPKTFTARIQPGQKAGDFDAVIQGFQTDPSPNGMRQNWGTAGIGLEGQNVLHYSNPKTDALIDSIALSFDPAKAKAYAKRAFQQIADDAYAIWLYDITEVEAVNRRVTVTRTRADGWWRYLGEWSIAPDKRIDRDKIPLSAGAPTPAR
- a CDS encoding ABC transporter permease; the protein is MRRRLAARLGQSFVVVFIVTTIAFFVIRSAPGDPFSYDSSRITPAVRAEWRARFGYDQPLTVQYGRYLWSVAHGKLGYSTLKSEPVANALVEALPRTLALAGVGLLLSLVIGVVVGTAQAAGRGGWFDRISSHVLLVLYSLPDFWGALIVLLVFAYWWPLLPAGGIVDAMHDYMPRGQAIADRVRHFVLPLASIILLTTGAISRFQRGAVLDVLPADYLRTARAKGVPESGVIWKHALRTALAPAIVLLGVLLPALLGGTVFVEQVFAWPGIGLLATRAIGSRDYDLVTATVIAGAVLVVVGNLIADTLHAVLDPRVRE
- a CDS encoding peptide MFS transporter, whose product is MSSIIDVKEPDVPAALGAPARPSALDDRALFGHPRGLGLLFFTEMWERFSYYGMRAILVLYLVNALKWDTPHATNLYGTYMMLVYLTPVIGGFLADRLIGTRRSLVIGSIVIALGHFTMAFPGMTTFYAGLGLIIIGTGFFKSNVSTMVGQIYREGDPRRDSGFTVFYVGINTGAFLGPIFCGYLAQNPRFGWHWGFACAGVGMLLGLMTYLWGRDKYLPGIGTSPARSTSSLSVAESGPKSNTTLHAVIGVVLGGALAWFLGNGSVLGLLMGVVVGPALTISLFGTHGEERKRVIALFIVVFFVIFFWSAYEQTGSSMNLFADKNTNLKAGSFDIPSSWFQSVNPFDILIFAPLFAWMWTVLGRRRREPSTALKMVLGLALLATGFLFMVVGGERADTGVLVSPFWLVAAYTFHTWGELCLSPVGLSYVTKVAPVRFASLLMGVWFLANAVAGKIAGAVAGFTPTPGEKPQAIAGGLGGFLQSVSATQHGFYMIFVVAGFAAAALMLLFVPLLKGLTKSVQA
- a CDS encoding oligopeptide/dipeptide ABC transporter ATP-binding protein, with the protein product MTNAPAVHPSTRPPVRPLLSVRNLVKNFPIKKGAFGRPAGFVRAVSDVSFDVMPGETLGLVGESGCGKSTTGRMILRLIEPTAGRVEFDGVDLTSLDSRAMRKMRRKIQVIFQDPFSSLNPRMTVGAIVREGLTIHKIAEGGAADARVKQLLDEVGLRAEYTSRYPHEFSGGQRQRIGIARALAVEPTFIVCDEPVSALDVSVQAQVINLMQDLQRDRGLAYLFIAHDLSVVEHIADRVAVMYLGKIVELASAADLYRDPVMPYTQALLSAVPVPDPARKKSRVVLTGDVPSPSNPPAGCVFHPRCQHPAKDAACTEIVPPLEEKAANHWAACIKQPPTGVEWRVQQAAGGTKEPKRWAGRPVDR
- a CDS encoding ABC transporter ATP-binding protein: MAESPSLLRIENLHTYFYGDGGVARAVDGITFEVGAGETVGLVGESGCGKSVTALSILRLVRPPGRIEPGSEIHFDGKNLVTLDEKSMRAVRGARISMVFQEPMTALNPVFTIGDQIAEVVRIHHAGTKQEAWDRAVKMLETVGIPDAAQRARDYPHQLSGGMRQRVVIAMALVMHPALVIADEPTTALDVTIQAQILELLAELQQKFGTSILLITHDLGVVAETASRVIVMYAGEIVEESPVEELFAAAHHPYTEGLLAAMPRVGQERERLATIPGTVPPPTAWPSGCRFHDRCVYAWERCSTEHPPLYQIGERHVSRCHLAEEPMRRSQRHEPAAAIKS